Within Deinococcus aetherius, the genomic segment GAATATGCGGCTGCCCGCAAGATCATCGAGTCGGCGTTCTCGGTGCTGGTGGGTTCCGGCTTGCGGTGGGGGCAGGTCAAGACGATGGCGAGCTTGCGGCTCAAGGTCGCCCTCCTCGTCCTCGCCCACAACCTCAAGTTCTTTGACCTCCCCGCCTAATCACACTTGGCGCTCCGAGTCAATCCCTATTCGCGGTTATTACATTCAACTTGTAATCAATGTAGACATTATGCTTTTTACTGGGGCGTGTCCTCGACAGTTTCTTTTAGCTCTTCTATATAAGGATGTTTATAGTCAATAGGAACAGACATACGCATTATAGCCTGAACGTTGACAGTAATAAGGGCCTCAAAACCTCTACTGCCTTCTGTTCAAATTTTACTGCGTTGTCCATTACGAAGTGCCCGTTGTTCTTAGGTCCATTCCAAGCTTCTTCAACCGTATTGAGGTCATATAGCCCTATTGGCTCTTGTGAATCCATATACTTTCCCAGAATTTTACGCTTATGTATGTCGTGTAGACAACCAAGCATGGACAACACGATTTTTGATCTTAGTGCAATCTGCTTTTTCTCTGTAAAAGTAACGACCCTTTGGGTTATTATATTACTTTTGCCGGAGACTTCAGTCAGTCTCAAATGTTTGAAGGCATAATCAGTATCAAACAGAGCGAACCTCCCTCCATCCTCTAATCCCAAAGAGAGATCACCGCTAGAAGTCACGCCCCTATTACCATGTTTTATGGAGTTATAGCTATTTTTGTAATACTCGTCTAAATAATCGCTAACGGCATAAGATATAGTTCTATAAAAAGGTAGGATGACTAGCTCTTTGTATTTTTCATCGGCAGGAATGAAGTAGCAGATATGTTGAACAAGTCCGACTATGTTGCCCGATATAGATATTTTCTCTCCGCTGGTGTCAAAAACGTCGCCTTCCTTCAATTTTTCAGCAAAGGCGCTGGCATTTTTCGGGTACGTCATCATCATAACAATTGGCAGTATCCTTACATCCCTCGTGAAAGTCATCAAAAGTAGAATGAGGTACTCCAACAGCTCGAAGTAAAGCTGATGAATCATAACCACATATACTCTGGCTTTTTCTTCATCCTGTTCGTTCTGATAAGCTTCTTCATACAACTTCAATTTCATCGAAAACATTTGGGTGTTTAAATGATCTCTAGCGTAGGACTTAAGCTCAGCTATATGATCCACGGACCACCACACAAACCTTTTATTTAAATAGTCCACTCCTAAACCTTTGTATTCAAAAGAGCTACCCGAAGCATCATTTTCGGTGGTCACAAGCCCTCCTTGCACAGCCATTCTTGACAACTATAGACAAACTCGCCGTGACTTCCACCAAATTATAGACGCCAGCGAGCTACTTAAGATGGCTTAGGCAAAAAGCTTATAGTGGGGCTTATAACCCTGTAAACTCGTCTGCCCCTAATGGTGCGGGGTGCATTATCCCTCGTAATTTTTAGAGACTTCTTCTCGGCCCTGCTGTGGGGTCGTTTTTCTAGGCTTCCTCGTTCTCACGCCTGCGCTGTTGGGGTTAGCGTAGTCGAGCGACGAGGAGTGCGGCGGGGTTCCGTAACCCCCCCCACTCGCGGCGGTCGGCGTCGAGGCGCGCAAGCTGAGCGGCGAGTTGCTGCAAGCCCTGGCGGCCTTCGACGCTGGCGTGGTAGGCGTCCCAGATCAGGCGGCAGTACCAGCGCCGGGAGTGCCGGTCGTGGAGCTGGCGGGCGAGCGCGGCGCCCAGCATCCCGACCAGGGCGGCCCGCTTGGTGGGGTGGGCATTGAGCACCAGCGGGAGGGCGTACACCACGTCCCGCACGGTCTTGGGCTCGGCGGGCGGGAAAATGCCCGGGTCATCTTCTAACGGGGCATTGGTGATACCTGGAGTAACGGCCCAGTCCTTGAGCATCTGCACCCACACCCCCCCCTGAGTGGGGGAAGTTGACCCGGGCATATTTTTCTGACTCTCCTGACGGGCTTTCTCCTCTTCCTTCTGAGCGGCCTTCAGGATCGCCCAGGCGGTGCGCCCCGCCTTGCGGTCGGCGTCGAGGTCGCGCCAGTGGTGGGCGAGGTCGTCATAGACCAGGTGCGCTTGGTGGCCGCCCTGAAGGCGCACGGCGTAGAGCATCCCATCCACGGCGGTCACGGTCTGACCGTCCCGGGTCATGTTCGAGTAGTGCGGGCGGCGGTCGCAGTACCCCAGGGCCTTGAGCTGGTCGGTCCACCGCCGCACGGTCTTCACGTCCACTGTAAGGGCCTTGGCAAGCAGTTCCTGGCTCAGGTGAAAGACGATCTGGCTGGGCGTCACCCGGTAGCCCCGGGCCTTGAGGACGTAACGGGCGATCTGGTCGAACAGGCGGGCCAGCCGTCCGGCCCCCTCGGTCCTGGCCCCCCGACCGCGCTTCGGGTGCAGGGCGGCCAGGTCCAGCAGCTCGTCGAGGTCGGGCACGTCCGGCGCCGGTTCGGGCTCCGGCTCCTGCACCTCGCGGACCTGGCGCACGATCACCCGCGCCGAGGCGCTGTAGGCCTCCCTGACGCCCGGCGGCAACTCGTGAGGGGGAGAGGTCGGGTCGGCCTCGCGCCGGGCCTGCTCGTGGCTCCTGCGCTGTTCCTCGCGGTTCGAGTGAAGGTTGGTGGCGATCTCCTGCACCGTCCGCACTCGGGGAAGGTCGGTGCCCAGCGCCGCGCCGTGGTCCGCCAGCGGGAGAGCGCCTGCATCCTCCTCCGGCGCGGCGCTGGCCCTGGCGGCGAGGGCGGTGCGGGCCATCTCCAGATAGCGGGCCGTGCGGTCCTGGCGCTGCTGGTGTGTTTCCTCAGTCCTCTGGCGGGCTGCCACGGTGGCGGCCGACAAACGGGTGTGCAAGGTAAGCCCCTTTGCACCCATGCCCCCAATGCGTACACTGGAGGCCCAGGTGGACGCCTGGCCTGCTTGAACGTCGCCTATTCTTTGCCGGATCGGGCGACGTTCGCTTTTGCCGTGGGGCGTCTAAGGTGAGCTTACACGCTTACCAGTCAGGTGGTGTGGGGTTGCCGCAGCGGGCAGCCTGCATACATTTGACTTTCCGCGTATAGGACGCTATATTCTTCAACATCAAGGTGGCCTCCGGGCCGCCTTTCTCGTTGGCCCCTACCAATTGCCCAGGGCGTCGTGGAGGCGGTGATCGGACCATTTGGCGTAGACGCGGGTGGTTTCGATAGAGGCGTGGCCGAGGTGGCGGGCGGCCTCGTCGAGGCTGTGGCCCTCGCGGACTAGGCGGGTGCCCGCGTAGTGGCGCAGGGCGTGGTAGCCCTTGTTCTCGATCCCCGCCCGACGGCAGAGCGTGGCGAGGCGCTTGCGGGCGGCCTCCGAGCTGTTGCCGATCACCGGCCCCTCGTGCCCCTCCAGCGCCCCCAGGGCGGCCGTCAGGGAGCGCGACAGGCTCACCCGGCGGCTCTTGCCCCCCTTGCCGTGCCGGACGACCAGGGCGCGGGCGCTGAGGTCCACGTCGGCCCACTCCAGGGTCAGGGCCTCGGCGATCCGCAGCCCGGCGTGGCCGCACAGCAGCAGCAGCGCGCGCATCCGGGGGTCGGCGGCGTCGAGCAGCCGGGCGGTCTCATCCTCGGTGTAGGGCTGGCGCTTGTCCCAGGCGGGGGTGAGGTCCCGGGCGGCGCGCGCATCCACGAAGGGGTCGGCGCTCGTGGCGTCCGCCCACCGCAACGCCTGGTAGAGCGACCGCGCGCCCGCGAGCTTGACCCGCACCGTGGCGGGCGCGTAGCCCTGGGCCTCCAGATGGCGCAGGTACAGCGCCCCCACGTTCTTGCCAGGCCGCAGCAGGTCCACGGCGTGGTCGGTCGCGTAGGCGACGAAGGAGCGCACGGCCTCCCGGTACATCAGCAGCGTCTTGGGACTGATCCGCGCACCCGAGCGGCCATAGGTCGCCAGGTACGCCTCGGCCAGGTTCCAGAGCACCGTCGCCGCCTTGTCGCGGGCCGC encodes:
- a CDS encoding tyrosine-type recombinase/integrase gives rise to the protein MTPPTTALDLYRGDLVARVSPFASLHPGELKRRAAEAARDKAATVLWNLAEAYLATYGRSGARISPKTLLMYREAVRSFVAYATDHAVDLLRPGKNVGALYLRHLEAQGYAPATVRVKLAGARSLYQALRWADATSADPFVDARAARDLTPAWDKRQPYTEDETARLLDAADPRMRALLLLCGHAGLRIAEALTLEWADVDLSARALVVRHGKGGKSRRVSLSRSLTAALGALEGHEGPVIGNSSEAARKRLATLCRRAGIENKGYHALRHYAGTRLVREGHSLDEAARHLGHASIETTRVYAKWSDHRLHDALGNW
- a CDS encoding helix-turn-helix domain-containing protein; amino-acid sequence: MSAATVAARQRTEETHQQRQDRTARYLEMARTALAARASAAPEEDAGALPLADHGAALGTDLPRVRTVQEIATNLHSNREEQRRSHEQARREADPTSPPHELPPGVREAYSASARVIVRQVREVQEPEPEPAPDVPDLDELLDLAALHPKRGRGARTEGAGRLARLFDQIARYVLKARGYRVTPSQIVFHLSQELLAKALTVDVKTVRRWTDQLKALGYCDRRPHYSNMTRDGQTVTAVDGMLYAVRLQGGHQAHLVYDDLAHHWRDLDADRKAGRTAWAILKAAQKEEEKARQESQKNMPGSTSPTQGGVWVQMLKDWAVTPGITNAPLEDDPGIFPPAEPKTVRDVVYALPLVLNAHPTKRAALVGMLGAALARQLHDRHSRRWYCRLIWDAYHASVEGRQGLQQLAAQLARLDADRREWGGLRNPAALLVARLR